From the genome of Macrobrachium nipponense isolate FS-2020 chromosome 43, ASM1510439v2, whole genome shotgun sequence, one region includes:
- the LOC135213794 gene encoding calphotin-like, translating into MSIASRDIPLVQDITPCPDPPIRRQESTLFITDESKELQICKSENIKNVKVEVVPKDYQQNSKHCVGSFLGSDPTGLKPKCLPSFYSSIPVSVCIPSFYSSITVSVCIPSFYSSIPVTVCIPSFYSPIPVTVCIPSFYSSIPVSVCIPSFYSPIPVTVCIPSFYSPIPVAVCIPSFYSPIPVTVCIPSLYSSIPVSVCIPSLYSPIPVTVCIPSFYSPIPVTVCIPSFYFPIPVAVCIPSFYSLIPVSVCIPSFYSPIPVTVCIPSFYSPIPVTSPIPVTVCIPSFYSLIPVTVCIPSFYSPIPVTVCMPSFYSPIPVTVCIPSFYSPIPITVCIPSFYSPIPVTVFCIPSFYSSIPVSVCIPSFYSPIPVTVCIPSFYSSIPVSVCIPSFYSSITVSVCIPSLLSSIPCKHSPIPVTAHTLTVCIPSSTLTFCIPSFYSPIPVTVCIPSFYSSIPVTVCIPFFYSPIPVTVCIPSFYSPIPVAVCIPSFYSSIPVTVCIPSFYSPIPVTVCIPSFYSPIPVTVCIHSFYYPIPVAVCIPSFYPIPVIVCIPSFYSPIPVTVFIPSFYYPIPVAVCIPSFYSSISVTVCIPSFYSSIPVTVCIPSFYSPIPVAVCIPSSYSPIPVTVCIPSFYSPIPVTVCIPSFYSPIPVTVCIPSFYSPIPVTVFCIPSFYSSIPVTVCIPSFYSPIPVTVCMPSFYSTIPVTVCIPSFYSPIPVTVCIPSFYSPIPVTVCIPFSTLHTVILYSVDIVIVGVRRSSYGRFTSTLHSMSRPVPYGAPDWLLRSQSQGWKLSVSLKS; encoded by the exons ATGTCCATTGCATCCAGG GACATTCCCCTTGTCCAGGACATTACCCCTTGTCCAGATCCGCCTATTAGGAGACAGGAGAGCACTCTG TTCATCACTGATGAATCAAAGGAGCTTCAGATCTGCAAATCTGAAAACATTAAGAACGTTAAAGTTGAAGTAGTACCCAAAGATTACCAGCAAAACTCAAAGCATTGCGTCGGATCTTTCTTAGGGAGTGACCCCACAGGTCTtaaaccca AGtgtcttccttctttctactCCTCCATACCTGTATCagtttgtattccttctttctactCCTCCATAACTGTATCagtttgtattccttctttctactcctccatacctgtaacagtttgtattccttctttctactctcccatacctgtaacagtttgtattccttctttctactCCTCCATACCTGTATCagtttgtattccttctttctactcccccatacctgtaacagtttgtattccttctttctactCTCCCATACCTGTAGCagtttgtattccttctttctactCTCCCATACCTGTAACAGTTTGTATTCCTTCTTTGTACTCCTCCATACCTGTATCAGTTTGTATTCCTTCTCTCTACTCCCCCATACCTGTAACagtttgtattccttctttctactctcccatacctgtaacagtttgtattccttctttctactTTCCCATACCTGTAGCAGTTTGTATTCCTTCTTTTTACTCCCTCATACCTGTATCAGTCtgtattccttctttctactctcccatacctgtaacagtttgtattccttctttctactctcccatacctgtaaca TCTCCCATACCTGTAACAGTTTGTATTCCTTCTTTTTACTCCCTCATACCTGTAACagtttgtattccttctttctactCCCCTATACCTGTAACAGTTTGTATGCCTTCTTTCTACTCCCCTATACCTGTAACagtttgtattccttctttctactCTCCCATACCTATAACagtttgtattccttctttctactCTCCCATACCTGTAACAGTTT tttgtattccttctttctactCCTCCATACCTGTATCagtttgtattccttctttctactcccccatacctgtaacagtttgtattccttctttctactCCTCCATACCTGTATCagtttgtattccttctttctactCCTCCATAACTGTATCAGTTTGTATTCCTTCTTTGCTATCCTCCATACCTTGTAAACA CTCTCCTATACCTGTAACAG CCCATACCTTAACAGTTTGTATTCCTTCTTCTACTCTCACCT tttgtattccttctttctactCTCCAATACCTGTAACagtttgtattccttctttctactCCTCCATACCTGTAACAGTTTGTATTCCTTTTTTCTACTCTCCCATACCTGTAACCGTTTGTATTCCTTCTTTTTACTCTCCCATACCTGTAGCagtttgtattccttctttctactcctccatacctgtaacagtttgtattccttctttctactctcccatacctgtaacagtttgtattccttctttctactCCCCTATACCTGTAACAGTTTGTATTCACTCTTTCTACTATCCCATACCTGTAGCagtttgtattccttctttctaTCCCATACCTGTAATagtttgtattccttctttctactCCCCTATACCTGTAACAGTTTTTATCCCCTCTTTCTACTATCCCATACCTGTAGCagtttgtattccttctttctactCCTCCATATCTGTAACagtttgtattccttctttctactcctccatacctgtaacagtttgtattccttctttctactCTCCCATACCTGTAGCAGTTTgtattccttcttcctactctcccatacctgtaacagtttgtattccttctttctactCTCCTATACCTGTAACAGTTTGCATTCCTTCTTTCTACTCTCCCATACCTGTAACagtttgtattccttctttctactctcccatacctgtaacagttt TTTGTATTCCTTCTTTTTACTCCTCCATACCTGTAACagtttgtattccttctttctactCCCCTATACCTGTAACAGTTTGTATGCCTTCTTTCTACTCCACTATACCTGTAACagtttgtattccttctttctactctcccatacctgtaacagtttgtattccttctttctactCTCCCATACCTGTAACAGTTTGTATTCCTTTTTCTACTCTCCATACTGTAATTTT